The genomic region AAACcctggcaaaaaaattacaaaatgcaaaGTGAATTTTCCCTACTTACTGGTGCTaaacaaatgatgaaacaaaaaggtttataccgtgatttaaaaatccttattttgtttactgtcAAAACGTCATGTGACTCAATTCATTACATTCTGTGGTAttgaccactagatggcgttccTCTTACCTCACTtccctccgctagatgtcactgTTTAACGATTAAAATGGTTACGATTTGTACAGAACTTGATCTCGGCATGGCAAGTTCTATAGCCGCTGTTCAATACGAAACCACCATTACGCCCCGGTATTTGATAACGCCAATATATTTAGTAGATGCCTATTTACTAGAGCAATCTGGCGGTCTAAAACTGTCAGATACCGGAACATATTGGCGATTTAGTAAGGAATGCCATGTCGGGAACTTAGAGCGCGTAGCTTAGGTTGTTTAGCATACGTTACTGTTCCTGATGCACTTCATGCCAGTACCGCACGTCGGAGTATTCCAACCTTACAATCATATCTTTGTCATAGCTCAAGATAAGCCGAGCCGTTTCGTGTCACTGCGTACATGAGCAACCATCTTTCATTTGATCTATGCAATATATCGTTTAGCCCTTCCTAGCAGCGCTTTTGGTATTACTTGAGTTTCctgatcgtcttcttctggtgTTGTTCAAAACCAGGATTGCTTAATCCCCAAATGATTTAGATCAgtttcgtccaaaatttaaaacctgacccccgGCAAGacaaatactccacggtcgagGAAATCGTTGAATCGCACCGCTGTCGCGACAACAATATtacacccagcttgaagatttgaccgctgatagCTCGTGACAATTCCTCCATATACaatcacagattttaaaaccgaattgtaggagaattaaCACGCCCcccggtgaatttgaatggccaattcacgagtgggtgcgacaattacaacttctggcttttgctccatggaatgagacgcaccagcaacaccttgttcaagcaatatgttcaaaaccggtaccaagtacgccacctgcatgaaaaagtgttaaattttagatgacttaatcaacgaatatcacaaAGGGTTTGTggaataccttagatgcaattggaccttttagtagtcgtaattaccagcgtgcccactcaaaattacttttacttcaacttacccagttcacacCGAACCCTTCGAATGAAGTCAGTACCAGGAcatccaggtttcaaaattactaagcgttaattaattggactactgttttgccggagcccgtgacagcacaaccaattaaatttcttttggcaagaatacctgcaacggaagctttctgaacaggtgttggttttatgtagccagaattcttaagttttgaagtagtagtaggTGCAGGCCTGCTTCTTAGAATGATGTtatgtgttgaggtacatcttttcctgtaatcTAAAGCAAACcgaatagatattttcaagtcacaaaatacagtttgaaaaatggcttacctggaggactACTTtcacatgtcacagcttccggaatatATTGTTCACtcggctttccatcttccgtcaattcactgaatagattcgggcagctttccgaggtgtggccagcttcattaCGCTgtggtaaaacaatgaacactgcaacataaaatatttttgtgaagatacagtTGGTGCTTATgttgtaacacttgctgccaccaatgcctcctccttgtgggaaatcccttgctacatggccctcttcttcgttaaaaatggacacctaaaacgtttttgttttcttttttacctcatGGCAGGTATCACTTCCCCAACCGCCACGGTTTTGTCCTTCGAGAAACgtccccttccccatactatcaaaagaaccaagaagttaaattcgcacatctttttcgatatattttcatcttactttgtgacgtcaacgggcCACTGCCaccgcccccaccagcttgtggacactctctGGCAAAATATCCTTCTCggcactgttaaacaaaaccatatcaaagtaatcacactaggaatacaagaaaacacttaccttgtgacaaAGGGCAGAAAACtagatcagaatgaaacaaatcttTGCGCGTGTAGACATCAGATGTCATCTAGCGGTTAGAAATAACAAAGTTTTTCGACTGGCATCTAACGTCTGGCTTAAGAAACGTTTTTAACAGTGCCATCTAGTGTCcggaagaaaaaacttttttggaCTATCTAGTGTCCGGAAGAACGAACTTTTACAGTGCCATCTAGTGTCCGGTAGAAGAAACACTTGGGACAGTTCCATCTAGCGATTCGAAATACTACGATGCGACTGCCATCTAACCTCTGGCACAAGAACCACTTTAAAGTAGTATTCGAAAACTTCCTCCCGTTCTTGTGCCTCGCGTTCATCCACTTTTTCGCAACCCTCTTCGTCTTCCGACCCTACATCAGCACCTTCCTCAGCTACAGGACCACGCGGTGAACCAATTAGACCTGGACTTCTTCAATTACTTCTTGAGCTACTCCGtggtcttcctcttcttccggGTCCTCTTCCTCCTCAACTTCATCGTAATCTCCTTCcaattcttcttcctcctctctcCCAACAGATTTATTGTCAACTCCTTCAGCCTCATCGCTACTAGAATCCAGGTCATAGATCCACGTCAAATCCATAAAGACGTATTGAACTAGACGATGTTTCGTAACGTCGTCCACGTCCGGCCTTAAATACGCCGATAGCAAAGCATACAGTGATGGAGGTGGATAAGTTTGAATGTCCCGTTGGTTTGTTgtgcctttttcttctgccaaCAACTCCAAGACGGACGCAGGGACCAGTTGGTCAATCAAAAGAACTTCAGCTGCTTTGACAGAGGAACTGAGACTCTCAATCTCAGATTCCCTATTCCGGTAGAATTGTTCCAGCTGGCGGCGAGGATAGGGCGATAAACTGCAGCTTTCGTTGACGTTCGTTGAGTTTCGAGTGTTCGTTGAGCGTTGACAGTGCAGCTGTCGCTCCATTTCTTGGCACGAGTGATCGAAAAGGATgttgcaaagattttcacgcAGGGGAGTTGACCACTTTCTGCCATGCCCATTTCTCAACAAAGTACGCTCGCAGTCcaccgaaaaaaaatcataggtCAGACTTGTTCATTTAACCCCAAAgttctttcacattttcacCACGATGAGGTGAAAATGTTTGCTCTAGCGATCGATCgttgaatttttcttggtttctgttaaactttaaattatttaacttAGAGCAAGTGACGTCTCGTACGATCACCAGGTCAATGCAATGAGAAGTTGTAAAagtaattcaattgtttttctttgtttaggctattcccaaaaactaattgaaatcgtgtttcaTAAGCCACATTTTTTTAACTGGTAGCCCTACGTGGTAGGACCATCGAAGCTCTTCACTAAGTATTAAAACACTAGAATTCgttgaagcattttttttaacagctttattttttaaatccaaatTATTTCCGAAAGTACAGGCAATCTGTAGTAACCAACATTGAATTtctgaaagaaatcgaaagaaaagagaagatggAGAGGTATAACTAGGAAAATGTAAGTATGCTTAGAAAACCTGTGGACTTTCTTCAAATCACGTCCCATCTAAACGAAGGTGCAAACTTCACATCACATTCAAAATGGCagctattgaaatttaaaagactagtttacagtgtctgcaacgatggtcccctattttcaataactacaaATAGACGGCATCTAAGAATCAAGAATGAAACGTAagtgaaggaatgaaaaatggatcatttctgaataagaaaacctGTCCACTTACACAGTACTAAAGTACTTACACAGCAGACAGGTATTCAAAGTATCAAAAATGATCattgtcatcaattcttccttcaGTCTGATAGAACCTTCTGAAACCAAATACATTGGCTGAAACTTGGTGGCATCATGATAACCGAATGAAATTGGGGGTgggagagaggtgacaatggccataacgattaaaaaaattttccgctttaacagcatagtaATTTCATAACCAAttatgccattgtcgtctctcttCACCTATTAACGTTCAGTGTATCAAAATGCCGATGTTCCGTAGCCAATGCACATCAGTCGCCAAAgttacaataaaaaagaaatgaaaaatcgataccAATGACAATGACCATAATGAGATTAGGGAACTGCTTCCTTTGACAGCAAACAGGTTTCCTAAGCGTCAAAGATGTTCATTGTCGTATGTCGCCATTCACTTCCGTCCAGTAGAGCATAATGCCATCAATTTGCAGCCACCACATCGAATCAGATCAATTTTGCCCCTTCCTTTAaacgttacgaatttaaacaaaaccaaagcacacagaattatctaagcttcaaaacatattcattgttagaccttcttctcctctgctttcatttcgttgttagaagaacgatgtccaaacatcgttttgagtcttttgaagaatttcttcccctttttttctgcctttggctccggaaacatttctttggcgaaagccacttctgccatcttcttctcaaaatcgatattttcgttttcgacaatcacttgcagggctttttctcttcgctggACAAGTTCGGTTAGTTCCGCGCGCTCTACTTCCGATGACGCAGAAGCAACCCTAGCAGAAATTCAGAGGGCAAAATCCCATCCAAGACTGGTATTTAGGACTCGTCTAGAGTCCTAGACTGGTCCAGCGGGCGGGTATTTGGACCCCTTGTTTGCAGCCATAACTGCCTCCTAGACTGGTATCGAGGAcggttaaaaaaagaagatttaaGACGGTGAGCCTCTTAAGTAAAAGCCAAAAGCCGTTCACATACCCGGCCGTTAGACTCAGCCGGGGCTCATCTTCTATACTCGTCCCAATACTCGTACCCGATATCCGTTATGGGACGGTTTTTAAAATGCACTTTTACTCCCTACGTTAAATTTTTATAGTTTCACAAAATAAAGATCTGCAAAATAACACAAATTGCTTTATATTTATCATGACATGACTGATAATCCAGTTCGTTCTGGCAACATAACAACAGGGCACAAAGACTAGAAAGGCGCAATGTGGCCAACACGGCATGGCGAGAACACAGAAAAAACATCTTTTAGGacatttaaaccaaaaatttgtAAGTTATTCAGTGggttttttgaatttctttatgTTCTTCTCCAAAGCATCAATTTTGGACTGCAGTTCTGCCTCGTAAATAGTATTAGGTACTGGCGCTTCAAAAGTTGGGCCCTTGGTTCGCCACTGTTGCTAcctgaattttaaaaaagttttgaatttttaagttCGAAAATACCTTAATGTAATTACTTTGAATAATGTTGATGACGGAACTTGTTCTGATTGCCGTAACAACTGTAGGCGGACTGCTGTCTTCACGTTTTCCTCTCGTAAAAGTAGGTAAGCTCTCGTAAAATtcactgcaataacaaaataaaaattaattctaGAGATTACAATACAATTGCACATAAAGTAATTGAAACTTACCAGGCTTGTTCTCTGGattcataatattatgaacATCGTATTCCAGCCAAGTATTGAATGGATGGTGGAatctttcaaatgttttttccccccaacaCGCAGGATTCAAATTGCCTTCTGATGTAGTACATGGTGGGTACAGCAGAAACTTGTGGTCCGTTGATAACCAGTAACGGGTCACAAAGCTGTATAAACATAAGAGATTGTTGTCACAGCCCCTCTCTAAGGTTTGTACGATAAACCATGAAGGCTCTTTGTATTTGGAAGGTTTGCTTTTTTCATTAGTTTCCTGTATCGTAACATATCTTCCACACCATTCTGGAAATGGTCTTCCATCCTAGGGATAAACATTTAGAACCAcataaaatgtttaataataatatacaacattgaagaaaaagtgtACCTGAATGTTCGTTGCAACGTGTGACTGCTGAATTATGTCGTGGTTGGTATGTAACACGTTATCTTCAACTACACAATCCATGGTGGCAGTAATCTTTTGAAATTGGTCAAAGCTTTGCATTAGTAATATTAAATGTGCACTACGAATGCAAAAGACTTTGCACCAGACGTAGAATattaaacaagaaatcaaaCCTGCGTGTAATTTAGCGTTTCAAAACGGTACAATAACGTGAGTCTCTGTCGAAGAACTTCAAGCATTTCTGTGAAATACGTACAAATTTCATACGGACAGCATGGGCGTTGCCAGTTTTCCCATTTCGGgttttttatataaatataaaataatgtGTGGGGAAACTATTTTCTGTTGTAttcacaatttcttttcaattattttcaattcttttagtaaggTTATTTGATTGCTAAGCTAGAATTATGCATGTACGCgtacaaaggaaaaaaaaggaatgaaagttAAGTATTGATTTTCCCTTGCATGCCTGTTAGACGTAATCGATTTCCTccaaagcagacgacaacaaTTTTGTTGTCTGGAAGGCCAGGTTGATGCTAAACAATATTGGATCGTGCCTGAATGCGCAAACGGAAAACGTTATAAAAATTGTAGCAATCTTATTCcgcatttaaaatttatttattaattgaAGAAGATTAGTCAAAAGGGGATTTTCATCTTCATGAACACCGTCTCAACAATCAGTTTGCATCAACTAATTAAAACACTTACAATAACTTGTTGCTGGTACAACAAACAAGTAAATGTCAACAAACTAGCATTCCCGGTTAGcttttagctttaaaaaataaatagtacaaatgataattgaattaaaagaTATATATCTTTTCACGACCTAcctttatatttctttttcacgacgTTTCCTCTGATATCAGAGGAAACGTCGTGGGGTTGGAAAcacataaatttttaatagaaTACTGGTATTTTTACCAGTCAAGATGAGTTCCAAAAGTCAGTAAAGGACGAGTCCAATCCTAGTATTTTGTCTGTACAtcaatcaaatatttttgtagaAAATTGTAAGAACGTAGGCCAGTGAAAAAACGAGTCTCATACTGGTTTTTTGTATCCACATCAATCCcaattttttcagaaaatttgGAGGACATAGGCCAGTATTAGACGAGTATAATACTCGTACCACGGGCTGTAGCGCTCGGCTTTCGTGCTAGCGTACAAGAGACCAGTAAAAAATGAGCCCAACATTGGTACTAGGGACTTAAGCGCTTCGCTTCTTTTCTGCGTCCATAAAACCGGATTTGTACTAAGCTAGTACCAGACAACGAACCGAAAGTACTTAAGCAAGTTGATTCCGTATTCAGTACGCAAACTTGTCCGGAAAAATGAGTTCAAATTAGAGTATCGCGGACGCAGACCCCATCCGGACACAAAGTTTCTGCTAGGgaagtttgtttttcttatttttaagctcgtcttctgcatcacgtATAACTTCGCAGGACCTCCTTCTGtcattttcataaatatttttaagctTAGAAAAAGTCTTCCTGAGGTTGTCGATACAGTTGGATTCTTCGAGCTCAATGACTAGCGGTTCAAATTCGTTCTCGGACTCGGCCCTTTTTATCTCGAACGCTACCATTAATGTCCATTATGGTCTCTGACATGTGCTGCTCATACTCTTCGcgattttcattattcttgTGCTTTGCCATCTCGATGCGTAACCCCAAGTAATTGATCATAGAACCGGTCAAGTCTAGCACTGTTTTAGGTCCGGCATCTGATTTTGTTGACGGCGCTTGGGGAGGCGTTTCATTTCCCGTTGTGCGTgttattttaatcaaatgcGCATTTTCTTCATGTAAACGGAGCTTGTGGAAGTGTCTACGACCCAGGAAGTTGGGCATAGCCTTATATCCTGCACACACGTAAATTGGGGTTTCAAATGATTCGCCGTCTAATTCAACAAAGGGgtagaaaaatccaacgaGGTCATCCCATTTTACGTGCTCTTTGAACTTCCCTGTACGCTTCGCCATGACCAAAGTGATCTTCGTAAAAGGCGTTAAGTCTGGCTCGTCTAATTTTTGCCATTGGTCTAAACTGATGATGGAATGTTcacagcctttgtcaatcaCCATATCCACTTGATGCCCGTTCATTGTTACCTGCACGGACTTGGTCTTGATGGGTTTGTCTTCTGTCAAAAATCCCGGTTtgactaatttctttttcattcgctcGAAGAACGATGGCTTCGACTGTTTGACGTCCTTTGCAGGTGTCGTGTTGATCGCTGCGCCGCTTACTGTATCGGTGTCTGTGGGAGGGGGCTCGAGCATTCTTAACAGCTCCTTCCGGCGCCCAAGAAACGGGGATGCTTTTGATCTCGGGACTTGCTCCATTACGCTGGTAGTAGATTCATCCACTATGCCAGAATCGTCTACTAAAATATTTTGagcagaatcagtttcatttacCGGTGCGCTGTTCTCTGCTTGGCAAACAGATCTCGGGACTAGCTCAATTACACTGGTAGTAGATTCATCCGCTATGCCAGAATCGTCTACTAAAATATTTTGagcagaatcagtttcatttacCGGTGCGCTGTTTTCTTGCTCTTGCTCCCTACCGTATTGTGCCGTCTGCATTCGCAGAATTTTTTTCGTGctgatcaattctttttttgtgctgatcaattcttttttcgtttgacgtaacaacttttttagtgctttcattttcttcatgtcGTTCT from Daphnia carinata strain CSIRO-1 chromosome 6, CSIRO_AGI_Dcar_HiC_V3, whole genome shotgun sequence harbors:
- the LOC130685815 gene encoding uncharacterized protein LOC130685815 isoform X1, translating into MLEVLRQRLTLLYRFETLNYTQITATMDCVVEDNVLHTNHDIIQQSHVATNIQDGRPFPEWCGRYVTIQETNEKSKPSKYKEPSWFIVQTLERGCDNNLLCLYSFVTRYWLSTDHKFLLYPPCTTSEGNLNPACWGEKTFERFHHPFNTWLEYDVHNIMNPENKPVNFTRAYLLLREENVKTAVRLQLLRQSEQVPSSTLFKVATVANQGPNF
- the LOC130685815 gene encoding uncharacterized protein LOC130685815 isoform X2 — translated: MDCVVEDNVLHTNHDIIQQSHVATNIQDGRPFPEWCGRYVTIQETNEKSKPSKYKEPSWFIVQTLERGCDNNLLCLYSFVTRYWLSTDHKFLLYPPCTTSEGNLNPACWGEKTFERFHHPFNTWLEYDVHNIMNPENKPVNFTRAYLLLREENVKTAVRLQLLRQSEQVPSSTLFKVATVANQGPNF